TGCTGCGCCATGCGGTATTCCAACAGGTTGGAAGCGCTACCGGGAACCTGTATTTCGGAGATCCACGGCTGGAACTCCGCGATCAGGGCCGCGTTGTTGGAGTGCGCCGTCATGGTGACCGGACGGGTGTGCGGAACGGCCATCGGGACTGTGCCGAGTCCGATCGTCTGGCGCACCCCCAGTCGTTCGGAGAGCAGTCGTACGGCGGTGATGAAGCGCTCCCACTTCAGGTCCGGCTCCATGCCGGCCAGCAACAGAAACGGCGTGCCGACGGTGTCGCGCAGCGCGTACAGGCTCAGCTCGGGGTCATCGTAATTGGTGAAGTGATCGGTCTTGAACGTCATCAACGGACGTCGCGAGCGGTAATCCAGTAGTTCGTCGATGGCGAACGACGCGACCAGTTCGGTGTCCAGCGCCGCCTTCAGGTGACGCGATGCCAGCCGGATAGCGTGACCGGCGTCGGAGAAGCCTTCCAGGGCGTGTACCAACACCGGGCCGCGGCCATCGGACGTCGACAACACAGGCGCAGGGAACTCCAGCTCATACATGCCGGGTTGTCCTGGCTGGTACTCCTGCGCCTCTTCGGGGTCGTAGTGGTCGGACATCGGTGCTGCCTCCTCTCGGGGTCTCGCAAGGTCTCTCCAGGGTGCCCTGTCCAGTGTGGCTCAATCGATGCGGCTCTCCATTATCGACGACGCAGCCCCTTTTGCCGCCCCACTTAGCAACGCAGGAGGCGTAGTTTCTATTCGCTTGCCAGGCCCCGCTGTCAGGCATGATGGATGTCGATGCGCGCCGTGACGGGGATTCTGTGCCTGCCGGTCAGCCTGGCGGTGTTAGTTACGTCATGCGCCCGGCCGGCCCATCATGCGTCCGTCAGCACTACTCCGGCGCCTAAGCCCGGAAGCTCGGTGCAGCGGCTCAGCGAACCCGAGAGCGCGGCACCAGATCCACGGGTGGGCGCCATATTCCGCGGAGTTTCCCAGGAGGGTGGCAGTCTGCACGTCTGCACCGGGTCGGTAGTCCATTCGGCCGGCGGTGACCTGGTGCTGACCGCTGCGCACTGTCTGCTCGGCGAGATGGACGCCACCTTCGTTCCCGGTTTCGCCGGCGAGGCGACGACCACCGACACCTTCACGGTCGACGAGGTCTACTTCGACGCCCGCTGGATCGCCAGCCGGGATCCGCGCGCGGATTACGCGATCGCCAAGGTCCGCGGCGCCGGACCGGTGGAGCGGCGGGCGGGCGCGGCCTTGTCGCTGGGCGCCGCGCCGCCGGCAGGCAGCAGGGTGAGAGTCACGGGTTATCCCGCCGGCGTCGGCGGGCGGCCCATCGCCTGTGAAGGCGCCACCGGCGTGACCGAGGGCGGGTTTCCGTCGTTGCCGTGCAAGGGGCTGGTCGACGGAACCAGTGGGGCGCCGTGGATCAGCGGTTCGACGGTGGTCGGGGTGGTCGGTGGTTTCGAAGGCGGCGGCTGCACCGAAAGTGTCTCGTACTCAGCGCCTTTCGATGAGCGCACCACGCAGCTGCTGGCCCGTGCCGAAGCGGGCGGTCCTGGTGACAGCCCACCGGCCGACTATGACGACACCTGTTAGCGGCTGAGCCGATGGTGGCGACCCGCAGCGCCCGGCTCCGTTCGATGGCGGCGACCCGCAGCGCCCGGCTCCGCCGCGCTTGCGATCGCCGCGGCCGCGCTTGCGATCGCCACTGAGCCCGATGATGGCGACTCGCGGCGCCCGGCTGCGCCGCGCTTGCGATCGCCATTAAGCCCGATGATGGCGACTCGCGGCGCCCGGCTGCGCCGCGCTTGCGATCGCCATTAAGCCCGATGATGGCGACTCGCGGCGCCCGGCTGCGCCGCGCTTGCGATCGCCATTAACGACGGAACTGGTGTAGCGCGCGCATCTTGTTGGTCACGTCCAGCGCAGCGACCTTGTAGGCCTCGGAGAACGTCGGGTAGTTGAACACCGCGTCGACCAGGTAGTCGACGGTACCTCCGCACCCCATGACGGCCTGTCCGATGTGCACCATCTCGGTGGCGCTGGTGCCGAAGATATGGGCGCCCAGCAGAGTGCGGTCGGTGGTGGACACCAGCAGCTTGAGCATGCCGTAGGAGTCTCCGGCGATCTGGCCGCGGGCCAGTTCCCGGTACCGGCACACCCCCACCTCGTAGGGAACCGAGTCCTTGGTCAGCTCCACTTCGGTCTTGCCGACGTAGGACACTTCCGGAATCGAGTAGATCCCGATCGGCTGCAGTTCGGTGATGCCCTCGGTCGGCTCGCCGAAGGCGTAGTAGGCGGCCAGCCGGCCCTGGTCCATCGATGTCGCGGCCAGCGCGGGGAATCCGATGACGTCGCCGACGGCGTAGATGTGCTCGACCTTGGTCCGGAATTGGTCGTCGACGAAAATCCTTCCGCGATGGTCGCTTTCGAGGCCGGCGTGCTCCAGGCCCAGGTGCTCGGTCTGGCCTTCGCGGCCCGCCGAGTACATCACCGTCTCCGCGGGAATCTGCTTGCCACTGCCCAGGGTGGTGACGGTTCCCGACGATCCGACATCGACGGCGGTGACTTCCTCGCCGAACCGGAAGGTCACCGCCAGGTCGCGCAGGTGGAACTTCAGCGCCTCGACGATCTCCGGGTCGCAGAAGTCGAGCATGGTGTCCCGCTTCTCCACGACAGTGACCTTGGTACCCAGCGCGGCGAACATCGACGCGTACTCGATGCCGATCACACCCGCGCCTACGACGACCATCGACGCCGGCAGCGACCGCAGGTCCAGGATGCCGTCGGAGTCCAGGACCCGGTTCTCGTCGAACTCGACCCCGGAAGGGCGGGCCGGTTTGGTGCCCGTGGCGATGACGATGTAGTCACCGCTGACCGTCACGCGTTCCCCCTGGGCGTCTTCCTCGACCAGGACGGTGTGCGGGTCGATGAATCGGCCATGGCCCAGCACCAGGTCGATCCGGTTCCTCATCAACTGTGAGCGCACCACGTCGACCTGCTTGCTGATCACGTGCTGGGTGCGTGCCAGCAGGTCGGCGGGGGTGATCTTGTCTTTGACCCGGTAGCTGGCGCCGTAGAGTTCGCGCTGGCTCATCCCGGTCAGGTAGACGACCGCCTCGCGCAGGGTCTTCGACGGGATGGTGCCGGTGTTGACGCAGACGCCGCCGACCATCCGGCCGCGCTCGACGATAGCGACCGACTTGCCCAACTTGGCCGCTGCGATGGCGGCCTTCTGACCGCCAGGCCCGGATCCGATAACGACCAGGTCGTACTCGCGCATCGAAGTCATGTGTAGACGATAAAGCCCACAGTCGCGACTTTCTCCACAAGCAGGCGGCTGAATCACGTTGCGCGAGCACGTAGTGACGGTGCGGGTCGTCACCGTGGACGCCATGACGACGCATGCACCCGGCTTTAAATTGAATCGCCCCGGCACTTTGATCGCCGCGCTACCGGCCATCCTCGGCTTTGTCCCGGAGAAATCGCTGGTGCTGGTGACAATTGAGGGCGGAGGGCTGGGATCGGTGGTGCGCGCCGATCTGTCCGATGAAATCGTCGACCGGGTGGACGACCTCGTCGCGGTCGCCGCCGCTGCTGACCCGGACGCGGCGATTGTGGTGATCGTCGACGCCGAGGGTGCGGCGTGTCCGGGATGCGACCAGGAGCACCGGCAGTTGTGCGAAGTGCTCGCCGACGCCCTGTCGGAGTACGGCATTGATTACTACGCGGGACACGTGGTGAATCGCATCGCCGCGGGCGGGCGTTGGCACTGCGTCGACGGTTGCGGCGCCGGCGGTGAGATCGACGACCCCTCGGCATCGCCGCTGGCGGCGGCGGCAGTGGTGGAAGGCCGCCGCCTCTACTCACGACGTGCCGATCTGCAGGCGGTGATCGCGCTGGACCCGCTGCACAGTGCGGCACTGACGCCGGTTGTCGAGCGGGCCGCACACACGCGCGCCGTCGAGTACCGCGCTGACCCGGCCGACTGCCGCCGCCGCGATGTGGAGAACGCGATGGCGGCGGCCGCGCGGGTCAACGACGGCGAATCGTTGTCCGACGCCGAGTTGGCCGAGGTGGGCTGCGCGCTGACCGACGTCCAAGTGCGCGACACGTTGTACGCGCTCGCCGTGGGGGAGGACGCCGACGCAGCGGAGTCGCTGTGGGCGGTGCTGGCGCGCCTGCTGCCACAACCGTGGCGGGTGGAGGCGCTGGTGTTGCTGGCGTTCAGCGCCTACGTCCGCGGCGACGGGCCGCTGGCGGGCCTGTCGCTGGACGCGGCGCTGCGCTGCGACCCGCAGCACCGGATGGCCAGCATGCTGGACCAGGCGTTGCAGTCAGGCATGCGGCCCAAGGACATTCAGAGACTCGGCGGCACGGGTTACCGGCTGGCCGAGCAACTCGGCGTGCGGTTGCCGCCACGACAGTCTTTCGACCAACGCGCAGGCTAGCTCCGCCCGGCGGCGGTCAGACCTTCTCGACCTTGACCGCGTGTGCCATCTCGTGGGGCAGGGTGACGTTCTCGTGACCGGGGATGAGGATGGTCACCCCGCCGCTCTGGCCGTTTTCGACGGTGACGCGAGCGTTGGGCACCACGCCGGCGTCCTTAAGCCGGGCGATCAGGTCGATGTCGCCCTGTACATGCTCGGTGAGCTGGCGGACCACGACGGCAACCGGTGATCCGGGCGGTAGCTCGGTCAACCGCACCAGGCTGACGTCGTCGGCTCCGGAGTCCGGGCCGACGCCGAGGTCCAGCAGACCGGGAATCGGGTTGCCGAACGGGGAGGTTGTCGGGTTGTTGAGCACCTTGACCAGTCGGCGCTCGACATCCTCGCTCATCACGTGCTCCCACCGACAGGCCTCGGCGTGCACTTCTTCCCAGGGCAACCCGATGACGTCGACCAGGAGGCGCTCAGCGAGGCGGTGCTTGCGCATCACCGAGATGGCCAGCGCCCGGCCCTTATCGGTGAGTTCGAGATGCCGGTCGCCGGCGACACGGAGCAAGCCGTCGCGTTCCATCCGGGACACGGTCTGGCTGACAGTCGGTCCACTCTGCTCGAGGCGTTCGGCAATGCGGGCACGCAGCGGCGTCACGCCCTCTTCTTCGAGGTCGTAGATAGTCCGTAGGTACATCTCGGTGGTATCGACCAGGTCGTTCATTCAGCATCCTCCGTTGCCGCCGAGTCTACTTCGCCAGCCGCGCGAGTGGTTTGTCCAAAACGCCCCACCGCAGCAGTATGCCCGCCGCGCTAGCGCGGCTGGCACACCGTCTCCTACCAAGCTTGCCAAACTGGCCTGGGCGACGCCTCAGCTGGCGTAGGACCGCAGTCGGTCCGCCCGCTCACCGTGGCGCAACTTGCACATCACGTCGCGCTCGATCTGACGAACCCGTTCGCGCGACAGGCCGAACAGCTTGCCGATCTGGTCCAGGGTGCGCGGCTGGCCGTCATCCAGACCGAAACGCAGCCGGATCACCTGGTGCTCGCGCTCGTCGAGCGTGGCGAGCACGCTGCGGATGTCGGTGTGCAGCAATTCGGCGATCACCGCGTTCTCCGCGGACATCGCTTCGGCGTCCTCGATGAAGTCGCCCAGCGGGGCTTCTTCCTCCGAGCCGACCGGCATGTCCAGACTCACCGGGTCGCGACTGTGCTCAAGCAGATCGTTGATCTTCTCGATCGGGATGCCGGATTCCTCGGCCAGTTCCTCGTCGGTCGCTTCGCGGCCCAGGTTCTGGTGCATCTCCCGCTTGATCCGCGCCAGCTTGTTGACCTGCTCGACGAGGTGGACGGGAAGCCGAATCGTGCGGCTCTGGTCGGCCATGCCGCGGGTGATGGCCTGCCGAATCCACCACGTGGCGTACGTGGAGAACTTGAATCCCTTTGCGTAGTCGAACTTTTCCATCGCCCGGATGAGGCCCAGGTTGCCCTCCTGGATCAGATCCAGCAGCGGCATTCCGCGTCCGGTGTAGCGCTTGGCCAGCGAGACCACCAGTCGCAGGTTGGCTTCCAGCAGGTGACGGCGGGCGGCCTGACCATCGCGAACCACTGCGGCGAGATCGCGTTTCCGGTTCTCGCCAAGGCGCTTCCGGGTTGCCAGCAGATGCTCGGCATACAGCCCGGCCTCGATGCGCTTGGCCAACTCGACTTCGTCGGCGGCGTTGAGCAGCGCCGTCTTTCCGATGCCGTTCAGATACACGCGCACCAAGTCTGCAGCTGGGCTTTGAGCATCCAGATCGCCGTCGAACCGGCTTGTGGTGGCCCGTGTAGTGAGTTCGGCCATTACGCCCTCCCGATTGGCTTGTCTTGTCATGTGGTTAACGAGAAGCCCGCCGGTTGAGTTCCCATCGGATCCTCATCTCACACCCCGTGACGTGCACAAATACGGCGCTGACCTGAGAATGTCCTGAGAAGTGGCGCGAGGGGGACGGTTAGTCGGAACCGTCCGGGTCGATCGTCTGCGAATCAGGCCGCGGTGCGAAGTGCGGCCGCGGCTCCAGCGCCGGACGTTCGGCGGTCGGGAACAACGGCGTGCGTTGGCGGGCGTGGTCGAAGCGCCGTGGCTCGTCGGCGCTGCGCGGCGGTCGGTCGTTGGCGATCAGAACGGCTATCCACGGCAACGGGATAGAGGCCGCGACGATGAGCAGCGACACCAGACCGTTGTGCCAGGCGCCGTAAGCGAGTGCGGCCAACAGCAGTGCCGGAATACGAAAAGCCATGATGGACAGGTACTTACGCACCCGAGCGCGATGCTGCACCTCGTAGGACGGTGCGGCAGCAGTGATCAGTACTGGCCGGCCCTCTTGGTCGAAGCCGTCGAACTCCGGGCCCCGCTTCATACCTCCACTGTTGCACACTCTGCCGATTCCGGTTTCCCCGGTGTCCGGCGGCTGATCAGGAGGCACAATATGTGGGATGGACACCCAGACGATCGAGCGCACCGACACCCGCGAACGCACCGACGACGGGACCGGCAGCGATACACCGAAGTACTTCCACTACGTCAAGAAGGACAAGATCGCCGAGAGCGCGGTCATGGGTAATCACGTTGTCGCGTTGTGCGGCGAGGTTTTTCCCGTCACCAAGGCCGCCAAGCCCGGTTCGCCCGTCTGCCCCGAGTGCAAGCAGATCTACGAGCGGCTCAAGAAGGGCTGATCAGGCCTTCGGTTCCACCGGGTCGGCCGGTTCCATCGCGGCGGTGTTGGGCTGCGGTGGCGCGGGATCCGCTGAGCCCGACAGGGCGGCGGTGCGGCGCAGGACCCAGTTCCGCAGGCGGTGTGCGTGCGTGGCCGGAGCCGGCCATTCTTCCTGAATGGCGGCGTTGAATTCGGCGCCGATCATGATCGAGAAGCCACCGAAGAATGCGAACAGCAGAAAAGCGATCGGCGTAGCCAGCGCACCGTAGGTGTAGCCGGTGCTGCCGATCCACCTGAGGTAGAAACGCAAGCCGAGAGTCGCGACCAGGAAAACCACCGAGGCCAGCACGGTGCCCGGTATCAACCGGTGTGTCGGTAGCGGTACCGGCAGGGCCACCCGGTACAAAACGGTCACTCCCGCCATCAGACCGAGGATCAACGCGGGGTAGTAGCCGTAGTGCAAAAGATTCTGCAGACCTATCGGGATGTGCTCGCTCACCTTGCGCGGACCCACCACCGCTACCGGCGCCGTGATGACCACGAACGCCAGCATCACGATGTACAGGAACAGCGCGAAGAAACGCTGCCGGACCGGATGACGCAAGGGCGTCTGGTCGTGGGCCTCCACCACCGCGTCGACGAATGAGGAAATGGCCGACGAGCCCGCCCACAACGAGATGAGGAAGCCCAGCGACGCGACTTCGCCGCCGGCTGTGGTGGTGATGTCGCGGATGGACGGCTCGATGATCTCGTTGACGACGTTGGGGGAGAAGAAGTTCCGGGCCGTCGACAACGTGCTCTTGATGATCGACGACAAGGTGTCCGCGCCGAACAGCGGCGCCACCCAGGCCAACGTCCCCAATATGCCCAGGAGCAGCGGAGGCGTCGAGAGACAGGTCCAAAAACCGGCTTCCGCCGATTCGGAGAAAATAGAATCGTCCCACGCCTTGGACAGCGTCCGACGGCTTATTTGCCAGACGTGGTGGCGGGACGGTTTTAGGACCTGGTCGCTCATACCCGTCCAGCATTGCCCATCAGACCTCGCACGCGCGACATTGGGCCGGGCGAGTTCTGCGGCAATTACTGGCCGCTGACCTCCAGCACCGCCGCCAGCTCAGCCAGCTTGGCTTCGTGCTTGTTGGCGTGATGTTGGCAGAAGAGGAGCTCAGCGCCCGAAGGCAGCTTGGCGCGGACCCGGGCGGCAGCACCGCAGCGATCGCAGCGGTCTGCTCGAGTGAGCTCGGGACTGGTCAGAGTTGCGTTCATGGCTCCTCCGTTCTGGCGATAATTTCACTCTGTCAGACGTTCAGAGTTTTCGCCTTGTTCCCTGACCGTTATGAGGTGTGTCGT
This genomic stretch from Mycobacterium paragordonae harbors:
- a CDS encoding proteasome assembly chaperone family protein, translating into MSDHYDPEEAQEYQPGQPGMYELEFPAPVLSTSDGRGPVLVHALEGFSDAGHAIRLASRHLKAALDTELVASFAIDELLDYRSRRPLMTFKTDHFTNYDDPELSLYALRDTVGTPFLLLAGMEPDLKWERFITAVRLLSERLGVRQTIGLGTVPMAVPHTRPVTMTAHSNNAALIAEFQPWISEIQVPGSASNLLEYRMAQHGHEVVGFTVHVPHYLTQTDYPAAAQALLEQVAKTGALELPLTALTEAATEIRAKIDEQVQASAEVAQVVAALERQYDAFIDAQENRSLLTNDEDLPSGDELGAEFERFLAQQAEKKFDDDDNAK
- a CDS encoding trypsin-like serine peptidase, translating into MSMRAVTGILCLPVSLAVLVTSCARPAHHASVSTTPAPKPGSSVQRLSEPESAAPDPRVGAIFRGVSQEGGSLHVCTGSVVHSAGGDLVLTAAHCLLGEMDATFVPGFAGEATTTDTFTVDEVYFDARWIASRDPRADYAIAKVRGAGPVERRAGAALSLGAAPPAGSRVRVTGYPAGVGGRPIACEGATGVTEGGFPSLPCKGLVDGTSGAPWISGSTVVGVVGGFEGGGCTESVSYSAPFDERTTQLLARAEAGGPGDSPPADYDDTC
- the sthA gene encoding Si-specific NAD(P)(+) transhydrogenase codes for the protein MREYDLVVIGSGPGGQKAAIAAAKLGKSVAIVERGRMVGGVCVNTGTIPSKTLREAVVYLTGMSQRELYGASYRVKDKITPADLLARTQHVISKQVDVVRSQLMRNRIDLVLGHGRFIDPHTVLVEEDAQGERVTVSGDYIVIATGTKPARPSGVEFDENRVLDSDGILDLRSLPASMVVVGAGVIGIEYASMFAALGTKVTVVEKRDTMLDFCDPEIVEALKFHLRDLAVTFRFGEEVTAVDVGSSGTVTTLGSGKQIPAETVMYSAGREGQTEHLGLEHAGLESDHRGRIFVDDQFRTKVEHIYAVGDVIGFPALAATSMDQGRLAAYYAFGEPTEGITELQPIGIYSIPEVSYVGKTEVELTKDSVPYEVGVCRYRELARGQIAGDSYGMLKLLVSTTDRTLLGAHIFGTSATEMVHIGQAVMGCGGTVDYLVDAVFNYPTFSEAYKVAALDVTNKMRALHQFRR
- a CDS encoding DUF4192 domain-containing protein, which gives rise to MTTHAPGFKLNRPGTLIAALPAILGFVPEKSLVLVTIEGGGLGSVVRADLSDEIVDRVDDLVAVAAAADPDAAIVVIVDAEGAACPGCDQEHRQLCEVLADALSEYGIDYYAGHVVNRIAAGGRWHCVDGCGAGGEIDDPSASPLAAAAVVEGRRLYSRRADLQAVIALDPLHSAALTPVVERAAHTRAVEYRADPADCRRRDVENAMAAAARVNDGESLSDAELAEVGCALTDVQVRDTLYALAVGEDADAAESLWAVLARLLPQPWRVEALVLLAFSAYVRGDGPLAGLSLDAALRCDPQHRMASMLDQALQSGMRPKDIQRLGGTGYRLAEQLGVRLPPRQSFDQRAG
- a CDS encoding metal-dependent transcriptional regulator: MNDLVDTTEMYLRTIYDLEEEGVTPLRARIAERLEQSGPTVSQTVSRMERDGLLRVAGDRHLELTDKGRALAISVMRKHRLAERLLVDVIGLPWEEVHAEACRWEHVMSEDVERRLVKVLNNPTTSPFGNPIPGLLDLGVGPDSGADDVSLVRLTELPPGSPVAVVVRQLTEHVQGDIDLIARLKDAGVVPNARVTVENGQSGGVTILIPGHENVTLPHEMAHAVKVEKV
- the sigB gene encoding sigma-70 family RNA polymerase sigma factor SigB → MAELTTRATTSRFDGDLDAQSPAADLVRVYLNGIGKTALLNAADEVELAKRIEAGLYAEHLLATRKRLGENRKRDLAAVVRDGQAARRHLLEANLRLVVSLAKRYTGRGMPLLDLIQEGNLGLIRAMEKFDYAKGFKFSTYATWWIRQAITRGMADQSRTIRLPVHLVEQVNKLARIKREMHQNLGREATDEELAEESGIPIEKINDLLEHSRDPVSLDMPVGSEEEAPLGDFIEDAEAMSAENAVIAELLHTDIRSVLATLDEREHQVIRLRFGLDDGQPRTLDQIGKLFGLSRERVRQIERDVMCKLRHGERADRLRSYAS
- a CDS encoding DUF3099 domain-containing protein, whose product is MKRGPEFDGFDQEGRPVLITAAAPSYEVQHRARVRKYLSIMAFRIPALLLAALAYGAWHNGLVSLLIVAASIPLPWIAVLIANDRPPRSADEPRRFDHARQRTPLFPTAERPALEPRPHFAPRPDSQTIDPDGSD
- a CDS encoding DUF3039 domain-containing protein, whose translation is MDTQTIERTDTRERTDDGTGSDTPKYFHYVKKDKIAESAVMGNHVVALCGEVFPVTKAAKPGSPVCPECKQIYERLKKG
- a CDS encoding YihY/virulence factor BrkB family protein, with product MSDQVLKPSRHHVWQISRRTLSKAWDDSIFSESAEAGFWTCLSTPPLLLGILGTLAWVAPLFGADTLSSIIKSTLSTARNFFSPNVVNEIIEPSIRDITTTAGGEVASLGFLISLWAGSSAISSFVDAVVEAHDQTPLRHPVRQRFFALFLYIVMLAFVVITAPVAVVGPRKVSEHIPIGLQNLLHYGYYPALILGLMAGVTVLYRVALPVPLPTHRLIPGTVLASVVFLVATLGLRFYLRWIGSTGYTYGALATPIAFLLFAFFGGFSIMIGAEFNAAIQEEWPAPATHAHRLRNWVLRRTAALSGSADPAPPQPNTAAMEPADPVEPKA
- a CDS encoding DUF7455 domain-containing protein: MNATLTSPELTRADRCDRCGAAARVRAKLPSGAELLFCQHHANKHEAKLAELAAVLEVSGQ